ATCGGCGACGCCTGCCTTGGTTGTTCGCCATCAGGCCACCCTCCGAAGCGCTCCAGGCCGAACGGTCACGGGCTGAACGGTGTGCTCAGCGATGTAGGTCGACACCGCACTCTCAGGGATGCGGACGTGCCGCCCAACGCGGACGAACGTGATCCGACGTTCCTCGATCAGACGCCGGGGGAAC
This portion of the Streptomyces mirabilis genome encodes:
- a CDS encoding helix-turn-helix domain-containing protein; amino-acid sequence: MADRLLTVQQVAELLGTGVRFPRRLIEERRITFVRVGRHVRIPESAVSTYIAEHTVQPVTVRPGALRRVA